The Micromonas commoda chromosome 1, complete sequence region ATCTTCTCAACCTCCTTCTTCACCCACTCCACATTCAggagcttcttcttctcctctgCTGACAACTTGGTGTTCGCCTTGTCTGGTTTGGGACCAAAGTTCTGACGGATAACGCTCCAGAACATGCCGAGGTCCTCCTGCGCCACTTCTCCTGATGCGCACTTCACCTCCACCTTTTCCCCCTGCTTCGGCTTCTCTGAGAGCGCGGCAAGCGCCGCCACTTTCTCCTCCTTTGTAGGTCTTCGCCTACTTTCGAGCAACACCTCCGCGATATTTAATCTGTCCACCAAAGCCTGCAAATCTACTCGGACCCGATCCGCACGACCGATTCTCGCGATTTCAAACTTCCCTTCCCGCCTGTGTATTCCGTCAGGATTCGCatctgcgccgccgcacaATACGGCGCGGAGCTCTTCGTCGAGGACGCAAAGGAGGCTGAGCGTCTTACGAAGCACTTGGAAACCAGCGAGGTCGTCTGCTCCTGGGTTTAGTATCTCGTCCTCGGAGATTAATGCCGGAATCACGATGTTCGCAACCTCCTTGCCGGGGTACAGTCGATTGCACCGGCCGCTGCATTGCGCGATGTCCACGACGCTCCCTTTCGCCTCCAAGAACACGACCGTGTCGCAGAACGGGATGTCGATGCCCTCGTTCAACACTTTCGCGGCGCAAACTATACCCAGCTCTGCCTCTTCGACGCGCGATAATATCTCCTTCCGTTGCGTCATGTTCATACGCCCGTGCATGTGCTCGATTGGATAGTCTCCTCCTAGATTTTCATCAGGGTTTTTCTCTGCGAGCATCTCCCGGATGCTTTGAAGACGTCGCTGAAACGCCCTTGCTTGTTTAATCGTGCGGGTGAAGCAGAAAACGACCTTATACTTCCCATCGCGTATGGCTTCGACGATGTGGATCGCTGCACAGAGCCAGTCGCACCTCGCAGTGTCGCGGTACGCCTCCATTTGAATCTCGGGAAGCTCTGCGACTCCCTCGGGAAGCTCAGAGACGATTCCATTGGGAGGCTCAGAGACTCCCTGGTGCCGATCTCCGTCGTTACTATTTTCGTCGGAATCGCCATCCGAATTTTCTGCATCGCTATCTTCATCCTCTTCTTTTATGTCGTCGGATGAGATGTGGGCGACAGGCAACACAAGCTGATTATTTCCAAAGTACTCTCTCACCATGTCGTTGTCAGTCATGAGTGCGATTACCTTCGATCTCACTATATCCCCGGCATCCGCAGCTTGCGCCTGTGTGTATGGATCCGCGATGGGTTCGCCGTATTTCTCCGTTTCGTTCATGGAATTGACGATGCCTCTTTTGAATTCGTTGTCCCCAAGCTCATCATCTCCAACTTTGACATCTTTCGGCGTCGCTGTCATGAAAAGGCGCACGCGGCATGGAAAGGAATCGTCCAAAATGCATCGCTTGAAAGAATCCTCCCGGTCGATGATACCTACGGTTCGGTGTGCCTCATCGTATATCACCAGATCCGGGTGCAACTGCACCTTTTCCAGAGCTCCTGCGCATTTTTTCCAGGAGTTGTATGTAGAAATGATGACGTTGTGGCCATCAGACGGGCCCTCCTTCAGATGTTGCGAGATCTCATCCACGCTAGTACTGAGTAGAAATCCGAAACGAGCGTCCATGCCTTGGGTCAATGTTCTGTCACCGTTAGAACCGACGAGCAGCCATCTCCCCATCTTGATTTGATTTCTTCTGCATTGACAAAAAAAGCTTTTGAACGTTTGCTCCATGAGCCATAGGCTTGGCACAAAATAGACGACGGTCGCTCCCCCACTGGTCACACCTGCGGTGTACCTGACGAATTCCTTGATCATGAGGAATGCCGTGAATGTCTTCCCGGTGCCGCACCACATGCTCATCTGTGCCCTTAGGCTTTGCGAGGAATTGTTGCTCGAAAATGTCCCCCAGCATTTGTCGAGAAAACCTTTCCAGCCTTCCAATTGTCGTTCTTGGGCTGGACGCGGAGTATAATTACATTCCATCAGGGCCTCATCAGGCGACCGCGGAATTTGCTTGGCGAGAGTGTCTTCGCACCAGCGATGAACATATTCAAGAAAATCCTGGGTAGTGTACTTCGCATAAACATCACGCATAAACGAATGAATGTGAATGCCACGCTCTTCGAAACGTGGATGCGGTGCATCTGTCCCCATCCAGAGCCCATGCCGTTTTCTGCCGCCGTACATATCCCTGGCTTGTACCAAATCTTGAAAGAATCCTCCCTCGTCAGCTGCAGTCCTATTTGATGACCGAAATTTGCATTGCACAAGCGTCATGTGCCCGGTGGTTTGATGCCGTAGCACCACATCACTACCTTTGTCCGTGAGGTCCTGTCCACGCCGCTCATATCCAGTCTCTTGTGCCTTTGGGAAATTTTTTTCGTCGCCTCGCAGCCAGCAAATTTGGGTAATTTTCCCTCGCGGCAACGCAGAGAATATATAAGCATTCCAGTAATTCAAAAACAGCACACAGAAGAGCTCAAATAGATCGCCAAGCTTGCCCGTGGCATCGCGTGACTCATCAATCTTGGCACGGCTCTTGAACGACTCCAACAGCAACTGCCAGTTCGCTTTGCTCGACTTCCGCTCCGCGATTTGTGGGCTTTGCAACACTCCGTCGACCAAATCTTTAAGAGTTTTCGCCGCTTCACGGACATGATTTGGCCAACCTCCATTGGGCACAcgcaggacgtcgtcgccaccgtcatCGTTTTGGGTGAGAGGGTCGGCAGAAGACGTAGACTCCAACCCTCTTCCGATGTCCGCGTAGTCCTCGTGTTTTCTCTTCCTCATCTGCGAATCCGGGGTGGTGCCCTCGGCGTCAGGCATGGTCCGCGAAGTCCAAACCGGGGTAACCGGTCGGAAGGGTTTCCGCCTCTCGCGAGACGGACAGGCGAAGAAGTCCGCACCCCGtagccgcgccgcgcgcactcCTGCTCGCTCGGGCGAGTCTGCGAGAGCGGATTGGGTGttctagctagctagctacctTTCGAAGGTACCTACGTTCGTTGTAGCTAAACCGCCTGCGCCCTTCTTGGGAATTTCAAGGTTGCGATActgcccgcgcgacgcgagaccGAAcggacgtgcgccgcgcctcAGCCGCCCGAGCGAACCAGACGCTGGCACCGGAGCGCTgccacgtcgtccgcgacagacccgtcgcgcccgaggctgcgccgcggcgctgctgaaAATGGAAAACAACCGACAACCGATGAGAAGCGACGCAGCGTTCGAGATCGACTGGATGCTGCTGACGACGCGATGACAGATAAGTTCGCAATTGGATTagcacgccgtcgaggtgcgcggtcctggcggacgcgaggcgacgacTGCTGGGAGAGCGCGCCGTCCTCTGATGGGTCGTACTGGTACAGTCCTTACAGTCTAGTAGTAGCCAACGTAGCAATCGCTTTTGCTCTGGCTGGCTGGTGGAAGATGGGCTAATAAATCCTAcgcctccgccccggcgtcgtcgtcgtcgctgaggTGCGTGATgaccacgccgtcgaggtcctcgtcgctggacccgtccccgtcaccctcgccgtcgctcggcgcgccgtcgccgtccgcgagccgcgcgagctccggggGCTTGACGCACCCCGGGCACAGCCGCCGCTCCTTGGCGCACTTATCGCACAGCGACCTGTTAATAAAAAACCATGTcagtctaattgcccatacaaaTATtaaaaataaactcaccggTACGCGAACGCCACCGTCTTGAGCTTGCACTCCCCGCAGTTGCCCTTGTTGCTgggcgccctcgccttgTACTTGCCAAACTGAAACCTCCACTGGACCTGCGCGGGGAAGGGTTGGGTCAGGCGGAGGATGCTTCTCGACGGGGGGAGTTGAGGTTGGGTTGGGTTGGGCTGGGATGCGATGCTCGCACCTTTTGCACGCACCGGCGACAAAcgccggcgcacgcgcgggaccgaagcgcgttctccgcgtcgacgtctcgcaccgcgcgcttCACGTTGCGGTGCGCCTTgaacgcgcccccgcggttcACGTGCTTACCGCCGTGGACGTGCGTGCTCTTGCCGCTCTGGCCCTTGCGggggccgtcgccgtggcccATGGGGAGCGGCGATGTgaggcgcccccgccgccgacgctcgcaAAAATGAAGGATCGATTGATGACAGTTGGTGATGAAGGAGGAGACCGAGAAAACCAAAAATCGCATCATCAGTGGGgttgggcgcggggcgccatGAGCGCCGCAACGGTGAGACGATGCGCGGgtcggctcgcgtcgccccgccgcgcgcttcaccGCGCGCTTCATCACGGTGTCCGTCCACATCTGCGCCCGTGGATGCGAGTGCCCACCGACGGGTGGCTGCTGCGAGATTTCCTTCACCAGGCGCTCTAcaaccgcgacgacgggtacTTCGCCAACGCATCGTCCCCTCCCGTCGGGGCCATGTCGCGGCCCATCCCGTTCCAAGCGCTGCTCGGCCAGGAGGATTACGCGCGAACGCTGGCGCGTCGgtacgacgcgctcgcgtcgcagtgGCTCACGCCGGTGGAGATCTTCAAGCCGCActacgcgcgcgcggtggcgaggcaCATCCTCCGAGCGCACAAAGCAGAGTTGGATgcgccgctcgacgacgacgaacgacgacgacggcgggtcgggaagacgccgccgctgaggaTATACGAGCTCGGGGGCGGGACagggacgtgcgcggcgggcaTACTGGCGCACatacgcgacgacgacccgacgGTGTTCGCATCCACCGAGTACGTCGGGGTGGAGATATccccggcgctggcgaagaTGCAGCGCGAGACGGTTCGACGCGAGCTGGGAGACGACGTGCACATCGTAATCGCCGGAGGTGGTAACGGGGGGGTTTATAAAGGAGGGGGTAACGGAAGGGGAAACGGGGGTAGGGCGACGTACTCGGTGGAGCGGAgggacgcgctggacgccggGCGGTGGGgacccgtcgacgacgacgcgtgcttcgtcgtcgcgctcgaggtgctCGACAACCTTCCACACGACCGGGTGATGCTCCTTCGCGACGATACGAGAACGACGATGGTCGAGACAAAGATTGTTTCCGCCGGTGGTGGTGGCGGTGAGGGTAACGAGACGCGGCTGGCGCAGACGAGGGTgttcgcgcgacgacgcggggatgATAACGCGGTTGACGGGTTCGAGCAACGCGAGGAGCCGCTGCGGGATCCGCTCATCTCTCGCGCTCTCGAGGCCATTGGTGACGAAGACGAAAGTTTTTCATTCGGTTTCACCGTCAAGGCGATGGCGGATCGGTGGatccgaggcgcgcgcgattgGAACGCGCGGTTCGTGCCCACCGGTGCCCTGGCGCTGCTCGAGACGCTGCACGAGAGACGGCCGCGGCACaggctcatcgccgcggactttGATTCGCTTCCGAACGTTCGCGTACCGGTGCGTGTTGTGTTTTGTTTTGGCTCTCTTCATTTGGTTTTCTTCGTTTGGCTTTCTTCGTTTGGTTTTCGTTTGGTTTTTCCTTGTTGGCTGACCTGGCGTCGTCCCTCCCGATCCGACACAGGGAATCaacgcgccgctcgtcgcgacgcaaTCCCCAGGCGGCCGTACGAAGGATCTTCCAACGTACCttcagcgcgtcggcgcgtgcgacgtgTTCTTTCCGACAAACTTTGACCACCTGGCTCGCCTTGACGCGTTCGCGAGGTCACGAACGGGCGGGACGAAACGGCTCGAAAAcggctcgtcgcgtcgtccgaggccTTCGGCGGAGGTGGTCACCACGCGCGAGTTCATGCGCAGGCAcgcggacctcggcgcgacggccaCCGGCAGCGGCTACAACCCCCTGACGCAAGACTTTGCGAACACCAAATTTTTCCTCAGCTGAGACGGGACGACGATTTGGTGATGATTTGCCCTCGGGTAGTCGGGTGCCGATTTTTCCGGGTGAGCCGCGGCAGCCAACCCTAACACTTCGCCGGTGCGGCCGTCacacgcgtcgacgccggtcgcgtcgcttccgtttccccgcggacgacgacgcgcgcttcGAAGACCGCACGTGACGGGTAGTAGCGCTACCGATGCCaaagggcgacggcgccgtccgccgcgccgccgcgcgcgagcagcgcgaggaggagatcgaggagcGCAAATTCaagaaggctgaggagaaGAAACTCATCTTCGGGGTCAACCCCCTGCACCTCTTCTTCCTCCTGCTCTTCACCCTGCCCACGATCCTGGGCGTCGTGGACTACTTCTTTCCCTTTTCCAAggtgcccggcggcgggtacggGAGCCTGGAcccggcgcaggcggagtGGCGAATGCGCCTGCGCGCATTCTACTCGGAGCACAACCCGGGAAAGATGGATGAGATTCCAAACCTGCTGCGCAAGTACAAGGGTAAGGAGCGGTTGCTGTGGCGCAAGCTGAACAAGAAGTACGCCCCCAAGGATGACGATTAGGACGGGACGCGGGGGGTTGGGGCGTCGAGTCGCGTGTTGTATCGCAGTAGCTTAGGCACACGATCGAGCTCGTCGCAAGCAAGCAAGCATCACCCCGGAAATTCCACCGCCCGTCAACCTCGATGCGCGAATGCAGTTCTTCTGTCTCGACCGATCTGATGTCTCCAAGTAAACCCACTCATCACCCGCGCCCGGAGCcgccccgaccgcgcgcgccccgccgccccgaacTCCATCCGAATAATCTACCGTCCCCCCGGGGCGACCtcgatcgacgtcgaccaTGGCGCccacggaggaggaggacgccgccgcgtccgccatggCGAGGCTCGAGGTGacgaacggcgccgacgacgccgccgccgccggagatgacgacggcgacgcctccggcgacgacgacgtcgcggacgatcccgccggcgccccgtccgccgcggcgaagaaaaagaagaagaagaagaaaaagaagaagaccggcggcgggggcgggggcgggggcggcgccgcgggctcgggcgccgcgggccagaccgcgcccccgtccgTCCCCGTCTCCAAGCTCTTCAACGGGACGTACCCGGAAGGCGAGATCCAACGGTACAAGGACGATAACCTGTGGCGCGAGACGAACGAGGAGAAACGCGAGCTGGAACGGCTGGAACGGAACATGTACAACGAGGTTCGGCAGTGCGCGGAGGTGCACAGGGAGGTTCGCAAATACATCGCCGATTGGGTCAAGCCCGGGATGAAACTCATCGACGTGTGCGAGACGTTGGAGAATTCCGTCCGGCAACTCATCGAGGAACGGGGGCTGGAAGCCGGGATCGCGTTCCCTACCGGGTGCTCGCAGAAccacatcgccgcgcactgGACcccgaacggcggcgacacgaCGGTCATCGACGCAGACGACGTCATCAAATTCGACTTTGGCACGCAAATAAACGGGCGGATAATAGACTGCGCGTTTACCAAGACGTTCAACGCAAAGTACGACCCTttgctcgacgccgtgagggaggcgacggagtgCGGAATCGCGGAATCGGGCATCGACGTCAGGCTGTGCGACATcggcgaggcgatcgaggaggTGATGGAGTCGCACGAGATCGAGCTCAACGGGAAGACGTACCAAGTCAAGTGCTGCCGTAACCTCAACGGGCACTCCATCGCGCCGTACCAGATCCACGCGGGTAAGTCCGTGCCGATCG contains the following coding sequences:
- a CDS encoding predicted protein gives rise to the protein MRVPTDGWLLRDFLHQALYNRDDGYFANASSPPVGAMSRPIPFQALLGQEDYARTLARRYDALASQWLTPVEIFKPHYARAVARHILRAHKAELDAPLDDDERRRRRVGKTPPLRIYELGGGTGTCAAGILAHIRDDDPTVFASTEYVGVEISPALAKMQRETVRRELGDDVHIRRDALDAGRWGPVDDDACFVVALEVLDNLPHDRVMLLRDDTRTTMTRVFARRRGDDNAVDGFEQREEPLRDPLISRALEAIGDEDESFSFGFTVKAMADRWIRGARDWNARFVPTGALALLETLHERRPRHRLIAADFDSLPNVRVPGINAPLVATQSPGGRTKDLPTYLQRVGACDVFFPTNFDHLARLDAFARSRTGGTKRLENGSSRRPRPSAEVVTTREFMRRHADLGATATGSGYNPLTQDFANTKFFLS
- a CDS encoding predicted protein — encoded protein: MARLEVTNGADDAAAAGDDDGDASGDDDVADDPAGAPSAAAKKKKKKKKKKKTGGGGGGGGGAAGSGAAGQTAPPSVPVSKLFNGTYPEGEIQRYKDDNLWRETNEEKRELERLERNMYNEVRQCAEVHREVRKYIADWVKPGMKLIDVCETLENSVRQLIEERGLEAGIAFPTGCSQNHIAAHWTPNGGDTTVIDADDVIKFDFGTQINGRIIDCAFTKTFNAKYDPLLDAVREATECGIAESGIDVRLCDIGEAIEEVMESHEIELNGKTYQVKCCRNLNGHSIAPYQIHAGKSVPIVRGGETTRMEEGEFYAIETFGSTGKGYVREDLECSHYMKNYDVGHVPLRLPKAKQLLGVIDRNFGTLAFCRRFLDRIGETKYLMALKNLCDNGIVQPYPPLVDVKGSYVAQYEHTIMLRPTCKEVLTRGDDY
- a CDS encoding predicted protein encodes the protein MPKGDGAVRRAAAREQREEEIEERKFKKAEEKKLIFGVNPLHLFFLLLFTLPTILGVVDYFFPFSKVPGGGYGSLDPAQAEWRMRLRAFYSEHNPGKMDEIPNLLRKYKGKERLLWRKLNKKYAPKDDD
- a CDS encoding predicted protein gives rise to the protein MGHGDGPRKGQSGKSTHVHGGKHVNRGGAFKAHRNVKRAVRDVDAENALRSRACAGVCRRCVQKVQWRFQFGKYKARAPSNKGNCGECKLKTVAFAYRSLCDKCAKERRLCPGCVKPPELARLADGDGAPSDGEGDGDGSSDEDLDGVVITHLSDDDDAGAEA
- a CDS encoding predicted protein, with the translated sequence MPDAEGTTPDSQMRKRKHEDYADIGRGLESTSSADPLTQNDDGGDDVLRVPNGGWPNHVREAAKTLKDLVDGVLQSPQIAERKSSKANWQLLLESFKSRAKIDESRDATGKLGDLFELFCVLFLNYWNAYIFSALPRGKITQICWLRGDEKNFPKAQETGYERRGQDLTDKGSDVVLRHQTTGHMTLVQCKFRSSNRTAADEGGFFQDLVQARDMYGGRKRHGLWMGTDAPHPRFEERGIHIHSFMRDVYAKYTTQDFLEYVHRWCEDTLAKQIPRSPDEALMECNYTPRPAQERQLEGWKGFLDKCWGTFSSNNSSQSLRAQMSMWCGTGKTFTAFLMIKEFVRYTAGVTSGGATVVYFVPSLWLMEQTFKSFFCQCRRNQIKMGRWLLVGSNGDRTLTQGMDARFGFLLSTSVDEISQHLKEGPSDGHNVIISTYNSWKKCAGALEKVQLHPDLVIYDEAHRTVGIIDREDSFKRCILDDSFPCRVRLFMTATPKDVKVGDDELGDNEFKRGIVNSMNETEKYGEPIADPYTQAQAADAGDIVRSKVIALMTDNDMVREYFGNNQLVLPVAHISSDDIKEEDEDSDAENSDGDSDENSNDGDRHQGVSEPPNGIVSELPEGVAELPEIQMEAYRDTARCDWLCAAIHIVEAIRDGKYKVVFCFTRTIKQARAFQRRLQSIREMLAEKNPDENLGGDYPIEHMHGRMNMTQRKEILSRVEEAELGIVCAAKVLNEGIDIPFCDTVVFLEAKGSVVDIAQCSGRCNRLYPGKEVANIVIPALISEDEILNPGADDLAGFQVLRKTLSLLCVLDEELRAVLCGGADANPDGIHRREGKFEIARIGRADRVRVDLQALVDRLNIAEVLLESRRRPTKEEKVAALAALSEKPKQGEKVEVKCASGEVAQEDLGMFWSVIRQNFGPKPDKANTKLSAEEKKKLLNVEWVKKEVEKMEAKALNAPEVRATKEDKLAALAALSQKPKVREEVEMKCASGEVAQEDLGMFWDRVRLNFGPNPDKAGTNLSDEEKKKLLAVEWVRKEVEKMKAMASNAPEVRATKEEKVAALAALSERPKVKKKVVVKCASGEVVLEDLGMFWSSIRQIFGPNPDKAKYNLSEEEKKPLLAVEWVRKEVAKMMELGATKADKVAALVSLSKKPKYREKVDVKCASGEVVQEDLGKFWDSIRQNFGPNPDKAGTNLSEEEKTKLLNVEWVKMEVAKMMELRATKADKLAALVSLSERPKHGEKVDVKCASAEVVQEDLGKFWDSIRQNFGPNPDKANTSLSEEEKKPLLAVEWVKKEVEKMEAKALNAPEVRATKEEKVAALAALSEKPKVGEKVQVKCASGEVAQEDLGLFWSILRQNFGPKPDKAHTKLSAEEKKKLLNVEWVKKEVEKM